One Sphingomonas sp. LHG3406-1 genomic window carries:
- a CDS encoding histidine phosphatase family protein — protein sequence MPISHWPQRLYLVRHGQSQGNVARDRSEAQGLATIGLDMRDVDVPLSDFGHRQAAAAGRWFAALPDEEKPEVILSSPYLRARQTARAICEAGGLAGGRARTVIDERLREREFGVFDGLTSLGIRQKYPEEAAHRNRLGKFYHRPPGGESWADVILRLRSAMNSINLHYNGRRVLIVCHQVVVLCMRYVLEELEETEILGIDKAADILNCGICAFDFTVHDLDCVPRLALWNHAAPLEEEGAPVTDAPDKIAGSR from the coding sequence ATGCCGATTTCCCACTGGCCGCAGCGCCTCTACCTCGTTCGCCACGGGCAGAGCCAGGGCAATGTCGCGCGCGACCGGTCCGAGGCGCAGGGGCTGGCGACCATCGGGCTCGACATGCGCGACGTCGACGTGCCCCTGTCCGACTTCGGCCATCGCCAGGCCGCCGCTGCCGGCCGCTGGTTCGCGGCTCTACCAGACGAGGAGAAGCCGGAGGTCATCCTTTCCTCGCCCTACCTTCGCGCGCGCCAGACCGCCCGGGCGATCTGCGAGGCGGGCGGCCTCGCTGGCGGCCGGGCCCGCACCGTCATCGACGAGCGCTTGCGCGAGCGTGAATTCGGCGTATTCGACGGCCTTACCAGCCTCGGCATCCGCCAGAAATATCCGGAGGAAGCCGCCCACCGGAACCGGCTCGGCAAATTCTACCATCGCCCGCCCGGCGGCGAGAGCTGGGCCGACGTCATCCTCCGCCTTCGCTCGGCGATGAACTCGATCAATCTCCATTATAACGGCCGGCGCGTGCTGATCGTCTGCCACCAGGTGGTGGTGCTGTGCATGCGCTACGTGCTGGAAGAGCTGGAGGAGACGGAGATCCTCGGCATCGACAAGGCCGCCGACATCCTCAACTGCGGCATCTGCGCCTTCGACTTCACGGTCCACGACCTCGACTGCGTGCCGCGCCTCGCGTTGTGGAACCATGCCGCCCCGCTGGAGGAAGAAGGCGCACCGGTGACCGACGCCCCGGACAAGATCGCCGGCAGCCGGTGA
- a CDS encoding NAD(P)H-hydrate dehydratase has protein sequence MSAPVALDAETLKRFPLPVIASGDKDARGSILLIAGSREVAGAALLTAMGAMRAGAGRLQIMTVASAAPGLSVSMPEAMVTGLAEGRDGGFAPSTVKPLADRAAEADVVVAGPGMRGNAGCAKLAAALAGKGHKLVLDAALLHALPKRQSDIARSDCPTILLPHAGEMASLLGCDEEEVEADPVRAGRDCADRYDAVTLVKGVQSHIVSPDGQVFRYEGGGPGLGVSGSGDTLAGIVGGLLTRGADPLTALLWGVWCHGEAGRRLGKRIGTLGYLAREIPDEVPGILRDGGQLTP, from the coding sequence GTGAGCGCTCCGGTCGCGCTCGACGCGGAGACCCTGAAGCGCTTCCCGCTCCCTGTCATCGCCAGCGGCGACAAGGATGCGCGCGGCTCCATCCTGCTTATTGCCGGAAGCCGCGAAGTGGCCGGCGCCGCCCTGCTGACCGCCATGGGTGCGATGCGCGCCGGTGCCGGACGGCTGCAGATCATGACCGTCGCCAGTGCCGCGCCCGGCCTGTCCGTCTCCATGCCCGAAGCGATGGTCACCGGTCTTGCCGAAGGCCGCGACGGCGGCTTTGCGCCTTCGACGGTCAAGCCGCTGGCCGACCGCGCGGCCGAAGCCGACGTGGTGGTCGCCGGACCCGGGATGCGCGGCAATGCCGGTTGCGCGAAGCTCGCAGCGGCGCTTGCCGGCAAGGGGCACAAGCTCGTCCTCGACGCCGCCCTGCTCCATGCCCTGCCCAAGCGTCAGTCCGACATCGCCCGCTCGGACTGCCCGACCATCCTCCTTCCCCATGCCGGCGAGATGGCGAGCCTGCTCGGCTGCGACGAGGAGGAGGTGGAAGCCGATCCCGTCCGCGCCGGCCGCGACTGCGCCGACCGCTACGATGCGGTGACCCTGGTCAAGGGCGTCCAGAGCCACATCGTGTCGCCGGACGGGCAGGTCTTCCGCTACGAAGGCGGCGGACCCGGCCTCGGCGTCTCAGGCTCCGGCGACACGCTGGCCGGCATCGTCGGCGGCCTCCTCACCCGCGGCGCCGATCCGCTTACCGCCCTACTGTGGGGCGTCTGGTGCCACGGCGAGGCCGGCCGCCGCCTCGGCAAGCGGATCGGGACATTGGGCTATCTCGCCCGCGAAATACCGGACGAGGTGCCCGGCATCCTGCGCGACGGGGGTCAGCTCACCCCGTAA
- the pyk gene encoding pyruvate kinase has product MAMSVGPRGRKVRILATLGPASSSREMIAKLMECGADAFRINMSHGDQAAKTALVEAIRSLEAEYKRPTCILFDLQGPKLRVGRFAGGTAMLETGGRFILDADTAPGDSGRVELPHPELFEAVREGDQLLIDDGKIRLRAAAVSATRIETIVEVGGKVSDNKGVNVPDVLVPIPALTEKDRDDLQFALAQGADYIALSFVQRPEDVIEARQLIGDKAALLVKIEKPAAIERLEGILEHADAVMVARGDLGVELPAEAVPPLQKMIVARARELGKPVVVATQMLESMITSPTPTRAEVSDVANAIYDGADAIMLSAESAAGQFPIEAVHMMDRIGRSVEADPNYAARVHFTATPAEPTTADALAESAGNIANTVKVAAMVCYTSTGSTARRIARERGPVSLLVMTASRTVARRMGLVWGVHAVHTRDVASFEEMVGKAKRMVLRHKLGAGGDRIIVLAGVPFGTAGSTNVLHVVRVVGDELDDYGVS; this is encoded by the coding sequence GTGGCGATGTCGGTGGGTCCGCGCGGACGCAAGGTCAGGATCCTGGCGACGCTGGGGCCGGCGTCCAGCAGCCGCGAAATGATCGCCAAGCTGATGGAATGCGGGGCCGACGCCTTCCGCATCAACATGAGCCATGGTGACCAGGCGGCCAAGACGGCGCTCGTCGAGGCGATCCGCAGCCTCGAGGCGGAATACAAGCGGCCGACCTGCATCCTGTTCGACCTCCAGGGGCCAAAGCTTCGCGTCGGCCGCTTCGCCGGCGGCACGGCGATGCTGGAAACGGGCGGGCGCTTCATCCTCGACGCCGATACCGCGCCCGGCGACTCGGGCCGGGTCGAGCTTCCCCATCCGGAGCTGTTCGAGGCGGTGCGCGAGGGCGACCAGCTGCTGATCGACGACGGCAAGATCCGGCTTCGCGCCGCCGCCGTCTCCGCCACCCGGATCGAGACCATCGTCGAGGTTGGCGGCAAGGTCAGCGACAACAAGGGCGTCAACGTCCCCGACGTGCTGGTGCCGATCCCGGCGCTGACCGAGAAGGATCGCGACGACCTCCAGTTCGCCCTCGCCCAGGGCGCCGATTACATCGCTTTGTCCTTCGTCCAGCGGCCCGAGGACGTGATCGAGGCGCGTCAGCTGATCGGCGACAAGGCCGCATTGCTGGTCAAGATCGAGAAGCCGGCGGCGATCGAGCGGCTCGAGGGCATCCTTGAGCATGCCGACGCGGTGATGGTCGCGCGCGGCGACCTTGGCGTCGAGCTTCCGGCCGAGGCCGTTCCGCCGCTGCAGAAGATGATCGTCGCCCGCGCCCGCGAGCTCGGCAAGCCGGTGGTGGTCGCGACCCAGATGCTGGAAAGCATGATCACCTCGCCGACCCCGACCCGGGCGGAGGTGAGCGACGTGGCCAATGCCATCTACGACGGCGCGGATGCGATCATGCTGTCGGCCGAAAGCGCGGCCGGCCAGTTCCCGATCGAGGCGGTGCATATGATGGACCGGATCGGCCGCTCGGTCGAAGCCGACCCCAACTATGCGGCGCGCGTCCACTTCACCGCGACGCCCGCCGAGCCGACCACCGCCGACGCGCTTGCCGAAAGCGCCGGCAACATCGCGAATACGGTCAAGGTGGCGGCGATGGTCTGCTACACGTCGACCGGGTCGACCGCCCGCCGCATCGCCCGCGAGCGCGGCCCGGTGTCGCTGCTGGTCATGACCGCCAGTCGCACCGTCGCTCGGCGCATGGGCCTGGTTTGGGGCGTCCACGCTGTCCACACCCGCGACGTCGCCAGCTTCGAGGAGATGGTCGGCAAGGCCAAGCGCATGGTCCTCCGCCACAAGCTTGGTGCCGGCGGCGACCGGATCATCGTCCTTGCCGGCGTTCCGTTCGGGACGGCGGGGTCGACCAACGTGCTGCACGTGGTGCGCGTGGTCGGCGACGAGCTCGACGATTACGGGGTGAGCTGA
- a CDS encoding DUF2312 domain-containing protein, with the protein MSDGNVAADQLRLFIERIERLEEEKKGVADDIKDVYAEAKANGYDTKTMRKVVGLRKMEKHARDEADALLETYRNALGLH; encoded by the coding sequence ATGTCCGACGGCAACGTCGCGGCCGACCAGTTGCGCCTGTTCATCGAGCGCATCGAGCGGCTCGAGGAAGAGAAGAAGGGCGTCGCCGACGACATCAAGGATGTCTACGCCGAAGCCAAGGCCAATGGCTACGACACCAAGACGATGCGTAAGGTGGTCGGCCTCAGGAAGATGGAAAAGCACGCCCGCGACGAGGCCGATGCCCTGCTCGAGACCTATCGCAACGCGCTCGGCCTCCATTAG